In one Corallococcus sp. EGB genomic region, the following are encoded:
- a CDS encoding PAS domain-containing sensor histidine kinase has protein sequence MTHPPPITPSATPPRRVPPWFARGLVGFVAMASAFAVVVGALRVGAWALSPSMAPGHPPWGGGGLLFAGGALWLLYAPSAGRARRGVGRALAAGAVGMGIARLTREAPGGGLGLLLIGLSLWTLHLRTRRGAYPARWLATGSALLAVWGLVGGLYQGHWFGLPPLNTVTGASRAPGLALSLALLLLSGGVLSLHPDRGLTGALLREDFGGHSARRLLLAVLLFVPAAGAVRLLGERLGLYGTTEGVTLFVLLTMAAFVSVVLWNTNALSRLDASRRRVEQSLRLSEARFGGIVTHAADAIISIDAEQRIVLFNASAERIFGYSAQQALGQPLGMLLPENLRGAHAGHVRRFAQGRATSRHMGERLPILGLRRGGETFPAEASILKLEVEGTLLLTVILRDISERRRAEDLLRLSEERFRTSFEGAPVGMALVGLDGRFLHVNAALCGLVGYSREELLHQSFQDLTAPEDLALDQELAARMRRGEMDSFQREKHYVRKDGRRISVLVWGAVMRDAEGRPLHFISQMQDITERQELERAWRFLADVGPRLAVSLSSRTTLATVAALAVPALADWCAVACLDGSGRIQRMEHAAADPRMAERLRALEAASGPESVLPASLIAAVRRTGRPVLLPEPGADAGDAAPWEPLRPLAPRSAILVPLRGRERDLGVLLLATSEASRRYGAREQAQAEELARRAALAIDNARLYERAEQAIRMREEVLRIVAHDLRAPLNVIQLSARMLEKHLPPGDGPRRRLETLQKSVQRANRLIQDLLDVARMEGGSLAVERRPLEVAPLILETLEQHRGLAESRCLQLQAHVPDGVPRVLADPERLSQILSNLLGNALKFTPEGGRVLLRVQPEAGQVRFLVSDTGPGIAAEDRPRIFERFWQAGQKRGEGAGLGLAIVKGLVEAHGGQVGVDSTPGAGSTFFFTLPTAEGARAHAGAHA, from the coding sequence ATGACGCACCCGCCTCCCATCACCCCGTCCGCGACGCCTCCCCGGCGTGTGCCGCCCTGGTTCGCCAGGGGGCTCGTGGGGTTCGTCGCCATGGCGAGCGCGTTCGCGGTCGTGGTCGGCGCGCTCCGGGTGGGCGCCTGGGCCCTGTCTCCCTCCATGGCTCCAGGCCATCCACCCTGGGGCGGAGGGGGCCTGCTCTTCGCGGGAGGCGCGCTCTGGCTGCTCTACGCTCCCTCGGCGGGCCGCGCGCGGCGCGGCGTGGGGCGGGCGCTGGCGGCCGGGGCCGTGGGCATGGGCATCGCCCGGCTCACGCGAGAAGCACCGGGAGGTGGGCTGGGCCTGCTGCTCATCGGCCTGTCGCTCTGGACGCTGCACCTGCGCACGCGCCGGGGCGCCTACCCCGCGCGGTGGCTGGCCACCGGCTCCGCGCTGCTCGCGGTGTGGGGCCTCGTCGGAGGGCTGTACCAGGGGCATTGGTTCGGGTTGCCCCCCTTGAACACCGTGACGGGCGCCTCCAGGGCGCCGGGACTCGCCCTGTCGCTGGCCCTGCTGCTGCTTTCCGGAGGGGTGCTGTCGCTCCATCCCGACCGGGGGCTGACGGGCGCGCTGCTGCGGGAGGACTTCGGGGGGCACTCGGCACGGCGGCTGCTGCTCGCGGTGCTGCTGTTCGTGCCCGCAGCGGGCGCCGTGCGGCTCCTGGGCGAGCGGCTGGGGCTCTACGGCACCACCGAGGGCGTCACGCTCTTCGTGCTCCTGACGATGGCGGCCTTCGTCTCCGTGGTCCTCTGGAACACGAACGCCCTCTCCCGGCTGGACGCGAGCCGGCGACGGGTGGAGCAGTCGCTGCGGCTGTCGGAGGCGCGCTTCGGGGGCATCGTCACCCATGCCGCGGACGCCATCATCTCCATCGACGCCGAACAGCGCATCGTCCTGTTCAACGCGAGCGCCGAGCGCATCTTCGGCTACTCCGCGCAGCAGGCCCTGGGCCAGCCGCTGGGCATGCTCCTCCCCGAGAACCTGCGGGGCGCCCATGCAGGGCACGTGCGGCGCTTCGCGCAAGGCAGGGCGACGTCCCGGCACATGGGCGAGCGGCTGCCCATCCTCGGGCTGCGCCGGGGGGGAGAGACGTTTCCGGCGGAGGCCAGCATCCTGAAGCTGGAGGTGGAGGGCACGCTGCTGCTCACCGTCATCCTCCGGGACATCAGCGAGCGGCGGAGGGCGGAGGACCTGCTGCGCCTGAGCGAGGAGCGCTTCCGCACCTCGTTCGAGGGCGCGCCCGTGGGCATGGCGCTGGTGGGGCTGGATGGCCGCTTCCTCCATGTGAACGCGGCGCTCTGTGGGCTGGTGGGCTATTCGCGGGAGGAGCTGCTCCACCAGTCGTTCCAGGACCTCACCGCGCCGGAGGACCTGGCGCTGGATCAGGAACTCGCAGCCAGGATGCGCCGGGGGGAGATGGACTCCTTCCAGCGGGAGAAGCACTACGTCCGCAAGGACGGCCGGCGCATCTCGGTCCTCGTGTGGGGCGCGGTGATGCGGGACGCGGAGGGGAGGCCGCTCCACTTCATCTCGCAGATGCAGGACATCACGGAGCGCCAGGAGCTGGAGCGGGCCTGGCGCTTCCTGGCGGACGTGGGGCCGCGGCTCGCGGTGTCGCTGTCGTCCCGGACGACGCTGGCCACGGTGGCGGCGCTCGCCGTGCCGGCGCTGGCGGACTGGTGCGCGGTGGCCTGCCTGGATGGGAGCGGCCGCATCCAACGGATGGAGCACGCGGCCGCGGACCCGCGCATGGCGGAGCGGCTGCGGGCGCTGGAAGCGGCGTCCGGACCGGAGTCCGTGCTTCCGGCCTCCCTCATCGCCGCCGTGCGGCGCACGGGGAGGCCGGTGCTGCTGCCGGAGCCCGGGGCGGACGCGGGGGATGCCGCGCCCTGGGAACCCCTGCGCCCGCTGGCGCCCCGCTCGGCCATCCTCGTGCCGCTGCGCGGCCGGGAGCGGGACCTGGGCGTCCTCCTCCTCGCGACGTCCGAAGCCAGCCGCCGCTACGGAGCCCGGGAGCAGGCCCAGGCCGAGGAGCTGGCCCGCCGCGCGGCGCTCGCCATCGACAATGCCCGCCTGTACGAACGGGCCGAGCAGGCCATCCGCATGCGCGAGGAGGTGCTGCGCATCGTGGCGCACGACCTGCGCGCCCCGCTCAACGTCATCCAGCTCAGCGCGAGGATGCTGGAGAAGCACCTGCCCCCCGGCGACGGCCCCCGGCGGCGGCTGGAGACCCTCCAGAAGTCGGTCCAGCGGGCCAACCGGCTCATCCAGGACCTGCTGGACGTGGCCCGGATGGAGGGCGGGAGCCTGGCGGTGGAGCGCAGGCCGCTGGAGGTGGCGCCGCTCATCCTGGAGACCCTGGAGCAGCACCGGGGGCTCGCGGAGTCCCGGTGCCTCCAACTCCAGGCCCATGTGCCGGACGGGGTGCCCCGCGTCCTGGCGGATCCAGAGAGGTTGTCGCAGATCCTCTCCAACCTCCTGGGCAACGCGCTCAAGTTCACTCCCGAGGGGGGCCGCGTCCTCCTGCGCGTCCAGCCGGAGGCCGGCCAGGTCCGCTTCCTGGTGAGCGACACGGGCCCTGGCATCGCGGCGGAGGACCGGCCGCGCATCTTCGAGCGCTTCTGGCAGGCCGGGCAGAAGCGCGGGGAGGGCGCGGGGCTGGGGCTCGCCATCGTGAAGGGGCTGGTGGAGGCCCATGGCGGCCAGGTCGGCGTGGACAGCACGCCCGGCGCGGGCAGCACGTTCTTCTTCACGCTGCCCACGGCGGAGGGTGCCCGGGCGCACGCCGGGGCCCATGCCTGA
- a CDS encoding cation transporting ATPase C-terminal domain-containing protein: MRGLGAEEVLARRTHYGRNDVRGRPPRSALQSLREALGDPMLWFLVGTSALYFGLGERVDGAVMLLALVPLLGMDVFLHHRTQASTEGLRGRLAERATVLRDGREDEVPAEDVVPGDLMRVEAGGTFPADGLVVQGLGLQAEESSLPGESLPVRKRLLERLPPGAEPAVDGVHWGLAGTRSAREASSIVLLNDDFGTLVRAIAEGRQLFSNLQRCFLYLLLIHIVWLELIIHPSAMLAFQAAARPGRLTPLGARAAARIFSPREWALLTGVGGLMACGLVWAWARCLSEGHDVQRARAVAMASLTLASATFVAVLTGLRTRTARWGCALSLGLSVLLLQVPALAALVELHPPHARDWGRVLVAVAVALVPLLVAGPHARGGLFRGHRLRAGRSAPRAGTS, translated from the coding sequence GTGCGCGGTCTGGGGGCGGAAGAGGTGCTGGCGCGCCGGACGCATTACGGCCGCAACGACGTGCGAGGCCGGCCTCCCCGCTCCGCGCTCCAGAGCCTGCGCGAGGCCCTGGGCGACCCGATGCTCTGGTTCCTCGTGGGCACGAGCGCCCTCTACTTCGGCCTGGGGGAGCGCGTGGATGGCGCGGTGATGCTGCTGGCCCTCGTCCCGCTGCTGGGCATGGATGTCTTCCTGCATCACCGGACGCAGGCCTCCACCGAGGGGCTGCGCGGACGCCTGGCCGAGCGCGCCACGGTGCTGCGCGACGGCCGTGAAGACGAGGTGCCGGCGGAGGACGTGGTGCCGGGAGACCTCATGCGCGTGGAGGCGGGTGGCACGTTCCCCGCGGATGGGCTGGTCGTGCAGGGCCTGGGATTGCAAGCCGAGGAGTCCTCGCTCCCTGGCGAGTCGCTGCCCGTGCGAAAACGGCTGCTGGAGCGCCTGCCGCCCGGAGCGGAGCCGGCCGTGGACGGGGTGCATTGGGGGCTCGCGGGGACGCGGAGCGCTCGCGAGGCGTCCTCCATCGTGCTGTTGAACGACGACTTCGGCACGCTGGTGCGCGCCATCGCGGAGGGCCGGCAGCTCTTCTCCAACCTCCAGCGCTGCTTTCTGTACCTGCTGCTCATCCACATCGTGTGGCTGGAGCTCATCATCCATCCCAGCGCCATGCTGGCCTTCCAGGCGGCCGCGAGGCCCGGGCGGCTCACCCCGTTGGGCGCGAGGGCCGCCGCGCGCATCTTCTCCCCGCGCGAGTGGGCCCTGCTCACGGGAGTGGGCGGGCTGATGGCGTGCGGGCTCGTCTGGGCCTGGGCGCGGTGCCTGTCGGAAGGGCACGACGTCCAGCGCGCGCGGGCGGTGGCGATGGCCTCGCTCACGCTGGCGAGCGCCACCTTCGTGGCCGTGCTCACCGGGCTGCGGACCCGCACCGCGCGGTGGGGCTGCGCCCTGTCGCTGGGCCTGTCCGTCCTGCTCCTCCAGGTGCCCGCGCTGGCCGCGCTCGTGGAGCTGCACCCGCCCCACGCGCGTGACTGGGGCCGGGTCCTCGTCGCCGTGGCCGTCGCGCTGGTGCCCCTGCTCGTCGCGGGCCCTCATGCGCGCGGAGGCCTGTTCCGCGGCCACCGGCTGCGGGCCGGCCGGTCCGCGCCTCGCGCGGGGACTTCATGA
- a CDS encoding flavodoxin domain-containing protein, giving the protein MTQDFVQGGVRMRILITYGSKLGGTREIAELLARVLRDEGLAAEVLPPEAVEHVRAYDAVIVGGGLYANHWHRKARRFVHRHFHELRERPVWFFSSGPLDDSAAHERIPPIAQVQALMERVGARGHATFGGRLEPDARGFIARSMAREHAGDWRDPEQVARWARSVAAELMETAPPRVAVESTRQESPR; this is encoded by the coding sequence ATGACGCAGGACTTCGTCCAGGGGGGCGTGCGGATGCGGATCCTCATCACCTATGGAAGCAAGCTGGGCGGGACGCGGGAGATCGCCGAGCTGCTCGCCCGCGTCCTGCGGGACGAGGGCCTCGCCGCGGAGGTGCTCCCCCCGGAAGCCGTCGAGCATGTCCGCGCCTACGACGCCGTCATCGTCGGAGGCGGGCTCTACGCCAACCACTGGCACCGCAAGGCCCGGCGCTTCGTGCACCGCCACTTCCACGAGCTGCGCGAGCGGCCCGTGTGGTTCTTCTCCAGCGGACCGCTCGACGACTCGGCGGCGCATGAGCGCATTCCGCCCATCGCCCAGGTCCAGGCCCTCATGGAGCGGGTGGGTGCGCGGGGCCACGCGACCTTCGGGGGAAGGCTGGAGCCTGACGCCCGGGGCTTCATCGCCCGGTCCATGGCGCGCGAGCACGCGGGCGACTGGCGCGACCCCGAACAGGTCGCCCGATGGGCGCGGAGCGTGGCCGCGGAGCTGATGGAGACCGCGCCGCCGCGGGTCGCCGTCGAGTCCACGCGCCAGGAGTCCCCGCGATGA
- a CDS encoding universal stress protein: MTIACATNFSDDARRACDTAALLARRLEVPLCLVHVLTGNLVRTFGDAICETAEATLRDERDRLRATGAQVDSVLLTGEPEVELRDLVVKRGFTSVVAGAPHENTPFRGLGGTVDRMAQLLGVPFLVVRGGDGLEAWARGERPLRLMLGVDRSRPFEVAREWVKSLARVGPVEVVGGRIIWVGSEAERLGMKHPHSYKDMSPELREALERESDALLEPLRAAGLRVRSRLEPGLGRIADHLIALAEEEQVDLLVVGTHQRRALAKLWSVSQSARRLASMSVVSVPVRAVEQGLEEEPPRVRTVLATTDFGEAGDRAIAYAFAITPPGGTVHLLHVEPEEAPPEAIQAAWQQLEQRVPGPEHDGSHKVELSVLRGDDIAAVITQAAERHCVDLVCLGTHGRTGVSRLVMGSVAQQVMARSDRPAVTVRMPRA, encoded by the coding sequence ATGACCATCGCCTGCGCGACCAACTTCTCGGATGACGCCCGGCGCGCCTGTGACACGGCGGCGCTGCTCGCACGGCGGCTGGAGGTCCCCCTGTGCCTCGTGCACGTCCTGACCGGGAACCTGGTGCGGACCTTCGGCGATGCCATCTGCGAAACCGCCGAAGCCACGCTGCGCGACGAGCGCGACCGCCTGCGGGCCACCGGCGCCCAGGTGGACTCCGTGCTCCTCACGGGGGAGCCCGAAGTGGAGCTGCGGGACCTGGTGGTGAAGCGAGGCTTCACCTCGGTGGTGGCGGGAGCCCCCCACGAGAACACGCCCTTCCGGGGCCTGGGGGGCACGGTGGACCGGATGGCGCAGCTGCTGGGGGTCCCCTTCCTGGTGGTCCGCGGGGGGGACGGCCTGGAGGCCTGGGCGAGAGGTGAGCGCCCCCTGCGGCTCATGCTGGGCGTGGACCGCTCCAGGCCCTTCGAGGTCGCGCGCGAGTGGGTGAAGTCGCTCGCGAGGGTGGGCCCCGTGGAGGTCGTGGGTGGCCGCATCATCTGGGTGGGCAGCGAGGCGGAGCGGCTGGGGATGAAGCATCCGCACAGCTACAAGGACATGTCCCCGGAGCTGCGCGAGGCGCTGGAGCGCGAGTCCGACGCACTGCTGGAACCGCTGCGGGCCGCGGGGCTGCGCGTGCGGTCGCGGCTGGAGCCGGGGCTGGGCCGCATCGCGGACCACCTCATCGCCCTGGCCGAGGAGGAGCAGGTGGACCTGTTGGTGGTGGGCACGCACCAGCGCAGGGCGCTGGCGAAGCTGTGGAGCGTGTCCCAGTCCGCCCGGCGACTGGCGTCCATGTCGGTGGTGAGCGTGCCGGTGCGCGCGGTGGAGCAGGGGCTGGAGGAGGAACCACCGCGGGTGCGCACGGTGCTCGCGACCACGGACTTCGGCGAGGCCGGAGACCGGGCCATCGCGTACGCCTTCGCCATCACCCCACCGGGTGGCACGGTGCACCTGCTGCACGTGGAGCCGGAGGAGGCGCCCCCCGAGGCCATCCAGGCGGCATGGCAGCAGTTGGAGCAGCGCGTGCCGGGCCCGGAACACGATGGCAGCCACAAGGTGGAGCTGTCGGTGCTGAGAGGCGACGACATCGCGGCGGTCATCACCCAGGCGGCCGAACGCCACTGCGTGGACCTGGTGTGCCTGGGCACCCACGGCCGCACAGGGGTGAGCCGGCTGGTGATGGGTTCGGTGGCGCAGCAGGTGATGGCCCGCAGCGACCGGCCCGCGGTGACGGTGCGCATGCCGCGCGCCTGA
- a CDS encoding alcohol dehydrogenase catalytic domain-containing protein, with the protein MKATVFRGAGKIGIEEVERPKAAVGEAIIRVTLTTICGTDVHIVRGEYPVKPGLTVGHEMVGVIDELGAGVTGYQVGQRVLVGAITPCGQCRGCLSGHAAQCGHGEGIQAAGGWRLGNTMNGVQAEYVRVPFAQANLAPIPDGLTDEQVLLLADIASTGFSGAESGGVKIGDAVVVFAQGPIGLCSTVGARLMGASLVIGVDGDETRLSMARKLGADVVLDFRNQDVVAEVKRLTGGGVDVAIEALGTQQTFESALRTLNPGGTLSSLGVYSGKLQMPYDAFAAGLGDHRIVTTLCPGGKERMRRLMEVVRAKRMDLTPMFTHRFQLKDIREAYEMFSQRKDGVIKVAIRP; encoded by the coding sequence ATGAAGGCAACCGTGTTCCGGGGAGCCGGGAAGATTGGCATTGAAGAGGTGGAGCGGCCCAAGGCGGCCGTGGGTGAGGCCATCATCCGGGTGACGCTCACGACCATCTGCGGCACCGACGTGCACATCGTGCGCGGCGAGTACCCGGTGAAGCCGGGCCTCACCGTGGGCCATGAGATGGTGGGCGTCATCGACGAACTGGGAGCGGGCGTGACGGGCTACCAGGTGGGTCAGCGCGTGCTGGTGGGCGCCATCACGCCGTGTGGCCAGTGCCGGGGCTGCCTCTCCGGGCACGCGGCCCAATGCGGCCACGGCGAGGGAATCCAGGCGGCGGGAGGCTGGCGGCTGGGCAACACGATGAACGGCGTGCAGGCGGAGTACGTGCGCGTACCGTTCGCGCAGGCGAACCTGGCCCCGATTCCGGACGGACTGACGGACGAGCAGGTGCTGCTCCTGGCGGACATCGCGTCCACGGGGTTCAGCGGCGCGGAGTCCGGCGGCGTGAAGATTGGAGACGCGGTGGTGGTGTTCGCGCAGGGGCCCATTGGCCTGTGCTCCACCGTGGGGGCGCGGCTCATGGGGGCCTCGCTCGTCATCGGCGTGGACGGGGACGAGACGCGCCTGTCCATGGCGCGCAAGCTGGGCGCGGACGTGGTGCTCGACTTCCGGAACCAGGACGTGGTGGCGGAGGTGAAGCGGCTCACCGGCGGCGGCGTGGACGTGGCCATCGAAGCGCTGGGCACGCAGCAGACCTTCGAGAGCGCGCTGCGCACGCTGAACCCGGGCGGCACGCTGTCCAGCCTGGGCGTGTACTCCGGGAAGTTGCAGATGCCCTACGACGCGTTCGCGGCGGGGCTGGGGGACCACCGCATCGTCACCACGCTCTGCCCGGGCGGCAAGGAGCGCATGCGGCGCCTGATGGAGGTGGTGCGCGCGAAGCGCATGGACCTCACGCCGATGTTCACGCACCGCTTCCAGCTCAAGGACATCCGCGAAGCGTATGAGATGTTCAGCCAGCGGAAGGACGGCGTGATCAAGGTCGCCATCCGGCCTTGA
- the rraA gene encoding ribonuclease E activity regulator RraA — protein sequence MSDTADLKTADLCDAHAGTPHFQVAEPGLLDYGGRRSFFGPISTVRAPEDNSLVRKALEEPGQGRVLVVDGGGSRRCALVGDVLAALGEKNGWAGVVVNGCIRDAEDVGRTAIGVKALGTHPLKSGKRNEGQRDVEVRFAGVTFIPGHHLYADADGIVTSEKPLR from the coding sequence ATGAGTGACACCGCTGACCTCAAGACCGCCGACCTCTGTGACGCCCACGCGGGCACGCCCCACTTCCAGGTCGCCGAGCCCGGCCTCCTCGACTACGGCGGGCGGCGGAGCTTCTTCGGACCCATCAGCACCGTGCGCGCGCCGGAGGACAACTCGCTGGTGCGCAAGGCATTGGAAGAGCCCGGCCAGGGGCGCGTGCTGGTGGTGGACGGCGGAGGCAGCCGCCGCTGCGCGCTGGTGGGCGACGTGCTCGCGGCCCTGGGTGAAAAGAACGGCTGGGCCGGCGTGGTCGTCAACGGCTGCATCCGCGACGCGGAGGACGTGGGCCGCACCGCCATCGGCGTGAAGGCGCTGGGCACCCATCCACTCAAGAGCGGCAAGCGCAACGAGGGCCAGCGCGACGTGGAGGTGCGCTTCGCCGGCGTCACCTTCATCCCCGGCCACCACCTCTACGCGGACGCGGACGGCATCGTCACTTCGGAGAAGCCGCTGCGCTGA
- a CDS encoding LysR substrate-binding domain-containing protein: protein MASLNDLTLRQLEYLVAVADTLGFRRAAERCHVSQPALSAQVQQLESVLGVKVFERDARRVMVTPEGGELVARARRVLTEAEDLLTAAARMGDPFAGPLQLGAIPTVAPYVLPEVVPALVRHYPKLQLRLREEKTAALVRDMEEGRLDAALLALDAELGRKVEHAVIAEDPFVVAAPPGHPLEKKKQVQLRDLDDEDVLLLEDGHCFRSQALALCTRVGAREVDFRATSLTTLAQMVMAAGSVTLLPRLAVPTENRQGQLVVRPFAPPAPGRTLVLAWRPGHPRAEALRAISATLRSVWPGKAKVSAAASPK, encoded by the coding sequence ATGGCCTCGCTCAACGACCTCACCCTGCGGCAATTGGAGTACCTGGTGGCGGTGGCGGACACCCTGGGATTCCGGCGTGCGGCCGAGCGGTGCCACGTCTCCCAGCCAGCCCTGAGCGCGCAGGTGCAGCAGTTGGAGTCGGTGCTCGGCGTGAAGGTGTTCGAGCGGGACGCGCGCCGGGTGATGGTCACGCCCGAGGGCGGGGAGCTGGTGGCGCGGGCGCGGCGGGTGCTGACGGAGGCGGAGGACCTGCTCACGGCGGCGGCGCGGATGGGGGACCCGTTCGCGGGCCCGCTGCAGTTGGGCGCCATTCCCACGGTGGCGCCGTATGTGCTGCCGGAGGTGGTACCCGCGCTGGTGAGGCACTACCCGAAGCTCCAGCTGCGGCTGCGCGAGGAGAAGACGGCGGCCCTGGTGCGTGACATGGAGGAGGGCCGGCTGGACGCGGCGCTCCTGGCGCTGGACGCGGAGCTGGGGCGCAAGGTGGAGCACGCGGTCATCGCGGAGGATCCGTTCGTGGTCGCGGCTCCGCCGGGACATCCGCTGGAGAAGAAGAAGCAGGTGCAGCTGCGCGACCTGGATGACGAGGACGTGCTGCTCTTGGAGGACGGGCACTGCTTCCGCAGTCAGGCGCTGGCCCTGTGCACGCGCGTGGGCGCGCGAGAGGTGGACTTCCGCGCCACCAGCCTGACGACGCTCGCGCAGATGGTGATGGCGGCGGGCAGCGTTACGCTGTTACCCCGGCTGGCGGTGCCCACGGAGAACCGGCAGGGGCAACTGGTGGTGCGGCCCTTCGCGCCGCCGGCTCCGGGCCGGACGCTGGTGCTGGCGTGGCGTCCGGGGCACCCCCGGGCAGAGGCGCTGCGTGCCATCTCCGCGACGCTGCGCTCCGTGTGGCCCGGGAAGGCGAAGGTCAGCGCAGCGGCTTCTCCGAAGTGA
- a CDS encoding catalase: MSQRPTLTTEAGAPVSNNQHSQTAGPNGPVLLQDHHLLEKLARFNRERIPERVVHAVGSGAYGTFEVTRDITRFTRMKVFSAVGKKTEAFLRFSTVAGSKGAPDTARDPRGFAVRFYTEDGNWDLVGNNTPVFFLRDGIKFPDFIHSQKYDPYTNCQEPDNVWDFFSYSPEATHQFTWLFGDRGIPATLRHMDGFGSHTFQWVNAKGERFWVKFHFKTDQGIRTLTTQEAEAIGGRDPQHHQRDLYQAIDRGELPSWTLKVQVMPEADAANYRFNPFDLTKVWPYQDYPLMEVGRLTLNRNPENFFAEVEQAALDPAHFVPGIGPSPDRMLQARLFAYGDAHRYRLGINSTQLPVNAPRGVKGGARNYGRDGAMRFDSNGGRGPNYEPNSFNGPAQTDEGDGTGYAVSGMTGTFVHGRHAEDTDFVQAGALYRLMDEAAKARLVENIAGSLAQVSRDDIITRAIAHFRAADEEYGSRIAHSVQQKRSAR; this comes from the coding sequence ATGTCCCAGCGTCCCACCCTGACCACGGAAGCCGGCGCCCCGGTCTCCAACAACCAGCACTCGCAGACGGCCGGCCCCAACGGTCCGGTGCTGCTGCAGGACCACCACCTGCTGGAGAAGCTGGCCCGCTTCAACCGCGAGCGCATCCCGGAGCGCGTGGTGCACGCGGTGGGCTCCGGCGCCTACGGCACCTTCGAAGTCACCCGGGACATCACCCGCTTCACCCGCATGAAGGTCTTCAGCGCGGTGGGCAAGAAGACGGAAGCCTTCCTGCGCTTCTCCACCGTGGCAGGCTCCAAGGGCGCGCCGGACACCGCTCGTGATCCGCGCGGCTTCGCGGTGCGCTTCTACACGGAGGACGGCAACTGGGACCTCGTGGGCAACAACACGCCGGTGTTCTTCCTTCGCGACGGCATCAAGTTCCCGGACTTCATCCACTCGCAGAAGTACGACCCGTACACGAACTGCCAGGAGCCGGACAACGTCTGGGATTTCTTCTCCTACTCACCGGAGGCCACGCACCAGTTCACCTGGCTCTTCGGCGACCGCGGCATCCCCGCGACGCTGCGCCACATGGATGGCTTTGGTTCACACACCTTCCAGTGGGTGAACGCGAAGGGCGAGCGCTTCTGGGTGAAGTTCCACTTCAAGACGGACCAGGGCATCCGCACCCTCACCACCCAGGAGGCGGAAGCCATTGGCGGCAGGGATCCGCAGCACCACCAGCGTGACCTGTACCAGGCCATCGACCGGGGCGAGCTCCCCTCGTGGACGCTCAAGGTGCAGGTGATGCCGGAGGCGGACGCCGCGAACTACCGCTTCAACCCGTTCGACCTCACCAAGGTGTGGCCGTACCAGGACTACCCGCTGATGGAGGTGGGCAGGCTCACGCTCAACCGCAACCCGGAGAACTTCTTCGCGGAGGTGGAGCAGGCGGCCCTCGACCCGGCGCACTTCGTGCCCGGCATTGGCCCGTCCCCGGACCGGATGCTCCAGGCGCGCCTGTTCGCCTACGGCGACGCGCACCGCTACCGGCTGGGCATCAACAGCACGCAGCTGCCGGTGAACGCGCCCAGGGGCGTGAAGGGCGGCGCGCGCAACTACGGCCGTGATGGCGCCATGCGCTTCGACAGCAACGGCGGACGCGGCCCCAACTACGAGCCCAACAGCTTCAACGGCCCCGCGCAGACGGACGAGGGCGATGGCACGGGCTACGCGGTGAGCGGCATGACGGGCACCTTCGTCCACGGCAGGCACGCCGAGGACACCGACTTCGTCCAGGCCGGGGCCCTCTACCGGCTGATGGACGAGGCGGCGAAGGCACGGCTGGTGGAGAACATCGCCGGCAGCCTGGCGCAGGTGAGCCGCGACGACATCATCACCCGGGCCATCGCCCACTTCCGCGCGGCCGACGAGGAGTACGGCTCGCGCATCGCCCACTCCGTCCAGCAGAAGCGCAGCGCGCGCTAG
- a CDS encoding ankyrin repeat domain-containing protein → MRSTTVTKNTAAAPGAGDAALLDLARTAFTFARAGDAAKLRGMLDAGIPVGLRNERGDSLLMLASYHGHVDATRLLLERGASPEQTNDSGQTPLAGSAFKGDAAVATVLLDAGAKVDGAGPDGRTPLMFAAMFDKLEVMELLLQRGANPEQRDADRRTALDYARALGAWRTASRLEPKP, encoded by the coding sequence ATGCGCTCCACGACCGTCACGAAGAACACCGCCGCGGCCCCGGGCGCCGGGGACGCCGCCCTGCTGGACCTCGCGAGGACCGCCTTCACGTTCGCTCGCGCGGGCGACGCCGCGAAGCTGCGCGGGATGCTCGACGCCGGGATTCCGGTGGGGCTGCGCAACGAGCGGGGGGACTCGCTGCTCATGCTGGCCAGCTACCACGGCCACGTGGACGCCACCCGCCTGCTGCTCGAACGCGGCGCGTCCCCGGAGCAGACCAACGACTCCGGCCAGACGCCGCTGGCGGGCTCGGCCTTCAAGGGCGACGCGGCCGTCGCCACGGTGCTGCTGGATGCGGGCGCGAAGGTGGACGGCGCGGGCCCGGACGGCCGCACGCCGCTGATGTTCGCGGCCATGTTCGACAAATTGGAGGTGATGGAGCTGCTGCTCCAGCGCGGCGCGAACCCGGAGCAGCGGGACGCGGACCGGCGCACCGCGCTGGACTATGCGCGGGCGCTCGGTGCGTGGCGCACGGCCAGCCGGCTGGAGCCGAAGCCCTGA